TTGTGTTTGGGATTTCTCAGCTGGATGTACATCGCTTGCAATTGCCGCCCTCCTCGGATATGGATACCACTTGTCGCACTACTGCTATCGTAGTTAATGTAACTGGaacatggagatgatgatgaggctTATGCCAGATGATGAAATATATtccgattgcttaccacatgcttgaaagtagtacaggtgcttacctagaatggttaagtAATAAACTTGATGTGACTGCTAAAACCTTGAATAccaggatgcactattagtaatgcttctcTGCAAAAACAACTAAATAGCTAGTCAGATAGCCTcaacatatccttgagagtcgggagactACTCCCACCTAGTCGGGTAAGCCTTgcggagtacattgtgtactcagggttttattcccccctgttgcaggtagcaggtggatgctagagctgactgttatgtgtggatacctcctggtgagCTCCACGAGAAATCCTTCTGCTGTGATCATAGTGGTTTTACTCTCATATATTTCTACTCCTGCTTCAATATTCAAAATTGTTTACTTCCGCTGCTTTTGTATAAATTAATCCTTCTTCTGCTGCTTGTATGAAATCTATTTTAACTCTGATTTTATGTAATCttgtgatgtaagaaatggttaataaatgatgtaagctttattcacttgtttatgatcctgatgaaaacgtggattttcgagttctcccattAGGTGTACTCGACAGATTATCAGGTTTAACTTAGCGTCAAATGGCTGACAAGTACATTTGGTATTAGgttaaattggacggttctaccaCATCCGGGTGCGGCGAGAGGGTGTTGCCTCGCCTTGCCGAAGCGGCGGCTGCCCCCTGAAGGGGGTGGCATATATAGCTACAACACACAAGtatggggaggggagggggaggcaAGGTTGCACGTGGGCAGGGGGCAGCCACAACGTACGCCGACGGTGGTCTAGGCAACAACCACGGCGTTGAAGCACCTAGGAACTCCTCCTCGGCTTTCGCTCACATTATTTGCCACCAGCTTCACAAGGCCCGCACCTAGCCTTGTCGTCTTTAGCTTGCTGCTTGGGTCCCCGGTGGTGGTGTGGATTGAGCTCATCCGAGGTAAGCCAGCCACTGTGGGTGTGGGCGGCATGGCAGCGAGCGACAAGGCTGTGGGTGGTGAGAATGGCTAGGGAGTAGCCGGCAGCTGCAGTGTGAAGGGAGGCGGCAGCGGCGAATAGTAGTGGAGCACACCGGCTATTGCGTAGTGTGAGAGAGGAGAAGGACAGGAGGTAGTGGAGCACACCGGCTATCGCGTAGTGTGAGAGAGGAGAAGGACAGGAGGTAGTGGAGCACACCGGCTATCGCGTAGTGTgagagaggagaagggaggtggGGCTGACATGTTGCTCCAGGGGCCAGATGCTAAGGCGACTGCATGGCTGCGACACGGGAAACGTAAGTGCTATAGTTCAATCTCGTGGTCCCTTCGTCTATCGCATGAAAAGAATCTCCGATAGGataagcagcctgttcggctggtgctgatatgatcgtatatgatcgtggattattactgttggctgatttggtgtaagagaaaaatattgttctagctggaaatttacaatcgtttacgaccaagcgagcATGCTGAAGGTGTTTGGTGGGATTTTCTTTATTTTGTGATGGGGTCCTGGTCCCTTTGTCTATTGCGGTGAAAAGAATCTCCAATAATATAAGATCTTTCGCAAGATTTTCTTGATTTTGCGGTGGGGTCATAGTCCCTTTGTCTGTCCTGGTGAAAGAATTTCTGATAACGTAAGGTGTTCGGCGAGATTTTCTTGAATTTGCGGTGGGGTCACAATCCCTTTGTGTATCGTAGGGAAAGGAGTCTCGGATAATATTGGCGAGATTTTCTTGATTCTACGGTGGGGTCACCGTAGCTCTAATTTTGATAGAAAACAACACGCCCTAAATCATATTACCATGTGGGATAGCGGCTGGATGAGCAACAAGTTCaattatatatttatgtacgtgcgTTGTTGTTGTTTAAGCTACCTACTAGTACTGTAGCCGCCACTTGAAATTAAAAGTGCGTGTCAAACCATACTCCTACGTTTCACGCACAGTCACAAGCTGCAATTAATGCGTCGTGCACTAGCGGCCTGTTCATTTCGACtgaaatgatcgtggattatttactgctggctagcTTAGCTGGTttagtgtgaaagaaaaatattgtttcaacttataatccacgatcgtatacgatcgtataagcccagcCGAACACACTAATGATTCCTCCGACCTATACACTGTACCACAGTTCATGGAAACCTCAAAATAAAGGCAAAACACCTCTAAAAAAAATCAGAGACAAAACAGAGCCAATATTGCGTACGTATAACCTAAAAATAACAAGAAGCAAAATGTAGTGGTTTCGTAATACATGGTGACACGGTGGAATGCTGAATTAAATTGACGCACATTCCAGATCTAAATCGAACACTTGTATTTTGCTGGCTCCTGATTTATCCGAAACCTTGCTAGCTACTACTAGTAACTTGTGAGTAGTACGAACGAAGTATACAGCAATGCGAGCAGAGCATCAAGAACAGGAATAATCGAGTGCATCTCTGCTTGTGCAATGGCCATCACTTGATCTGTTTCCGGCAGCAGCCACCTCTTCCAGATCAGACGAAGCAGCAGAGGAGCACGACGCACCGGCACTTATTCCACATTGCTCATCCATGGTTGCAGTTGCAGCTGCAGCTGCGGTAGTGGTATTGGtagcgccaccgccaccgctgctAGTACTGGAGCTGCTGCAGCAGCAggcggtcgtcgtcgtcgtcattgtCGCGGTCGTGGttccggtggtggtggcggagggagaggcgctgctgctggtgctgctggACGTGGCGAGGCCAACGAGGAGGTCGACGAAGGCGCCGACGATGAGCGCGTGGTTGTGCTTGCCGTTGATGCGGAGGTACCAAAGCAGCATCTCCTGCAGCGCGGGCCAGTCGCGGAGGCCGTGCGCGGCCACCATCTCGTGCATGGACGCGCGGAAGTCGCGGAACGGGTCCTCCGAGTCCAGCGCCACCGCCACGCTCTCCTCCACCAGCGACGACGTCAACGGCACCTCGATCTCTGTCTCGGCCTCGCTATCCCCGTCGTCGTCGGACTCGGAGAGCAGCACGCCCGCCGCGGACGACGGCAGCGCCGCCTGCAGCAGCGTGGGCGCCTCAgcaggcggtggtggaggcggcgcCAATGTCCGACCCGGGGACGGTGAGGCGGCGAGGATGGAGTTGGACGCGGCCGCGGGCGCCGGGCCCGCGTCGAAGAAGAAGCGGTCGGTGGAGGTGCGGCCAAGGCTGCGGATGACGGCCTCCGACCACTCCTCCGACGCCGTCGTGGTGGATCCATCGTCCAGGCCGTCCGCCgcgtccccgccgtcgtcgtcgaaGAAGAAGAGGCAGGAGTCGGCGGCGTCGAAGTAGACGGAGTTGACCGTCTTGTACATCTCGTCGCCCGGCGCTGCGGCCCCGCGCGGCTGCCGcagcctcccgccgccgccgggtgctgctgctgcttcgtcgaagccgcggcggccggcggcggccgtGGTGCACGGccggtcgtcgtcgccgccgctgccctgcCCGCGGAAGGACGCCGTCTGCGGCTTGGTCGCGCACGATGGACATGGCCACGGCGGGGAGGGGGAGGGTGCGTCGGCGGCGGTGCCGGGCTTGGAGTGCCTTGAGGAGGAGAAGATGGAGGCCAGGCCTCCCTTCCTGCCCATCGCCCGCCGGACTCGGCTCGGACACAGCGCACCCGCCTTGGATATTGAATGGATGGATGGATCAGAAGTGACCGGTGAGTGAATCAGTATGAGCCCAGCGAGCTGAAACGAAATTACGAAAAGGCTCCGGATGGCTGCAATTACTCGGTGCAGAGGTAGCAGTGCGAGAGAggtggagggaggagggaggagggaggaggaaggtCTGGCCGTGGGTCATGGTCATGTGCACCCCGTATTTATGTATTCCCTCTTGCCACCTCGCAAGGGCAGGGGCGAGGTCGATGGAGAGTTCCATTCCATTCATTCACTCATGTCATGGGGAGCGGGTGTGAGGTGTGGTAGCTACCGTCTTGGGAGGGTGAAGCTGAAGAAGACGAGAGGGAGTAACGACGGACGCCATTATCGCTATCGCGTCACGCGACGCAGCAGCTCCGATCCATCATCACGTAACTGGCCTGAAATGACAGACAGGATCAAATGATCCATATTTGTGTGTTTTTTGATTGATGACGAGCGAGTGAGTGCAGCTGCGGTTAAACTAGCGCTGGTTGCCTGGCTCCTTTTGCAACAGAACGGTAAGAcggtgaaaagaagaagaaggaaatcTCGGCCACCTGCAGTCTGCAGCTGCCAGGAACAGTCTGAAACTGAAAGGAATGCAACATGCAACAACGTCTAACTGAAGGTTTACTTCCCCTACTGTTTGACGTTTTTGTGTGCATCCAGGACTAGGAGCTGAGCTGGGGGTCGTTGCGACTGCAGCTGCAAGCATGGCCAAGCCAAAAGTGCATCGAGAGGCACATGTGTTGCTGTTGTTTCTGCACATTTGTTTGTTTATACGCTGCATTCGATGGAGTCGCATCgcgcatatgcatgcatgcttaTTTTCGAGTGCGTTCGATCggttttcttttgtttttgtgATTCCGAGTGCGATCGTTTTGTCAGCAAGTGAAGTGGATGAGAGAATTTTTTAAAAGGGCTGACTTGCTCTTGCCCCCCTATGCACCCTTCGCTAACTCTGAGAAATTCCATGTCGGTTGTCCTTCTCAACCCTCTCCCCTGTATGCGTAATTAGCGTATAGCTCACAACTTAAAACATTGTTTTTTGACTGCCACTGTTCATGAGATCGATGGTGCAGAAATAAATGCTCTGTTCATTTGGCTGATAAGCATGTCTGAAAGTATCATTGACTGATTTGTTACGAAAAAAAATACTTttcattgactgaaaaagtacagcATATAAGCAAGCCACCAGTGCGAAACCTGCTGCTGCGATCAGGGCAACCAACGGCTAGAAAGAGGAGGACATGAGCATTTATGGACAAGGTACCGTGCAAGAACGAGGCACACGGCATGCAGCATTCTTGTTTGAATCCTATACTTGCTTGCTTCTGACCACGACTAgtaggagtatatatatataaaaaaatacacgTTGTGGCAGCAGAAACACGAACCGCACGTTACTTCCTCAGACTTGAGGAGACACCACGTAGAGTACACAGGGTTTAATTTGTGAACAAGATCAGCAGCACATAGACAACTCCAGTCACTGTTAGGTGCTACTTGAGTTTTGATCCCCCGGACACACCTTCCGATCCATTATTGTTCATGCATTACAGTAGTCTCTAATTAATTAATCTTCGATCGACAGGAATTAAAAGCAAACTCTCATTGTTGATTAGAGAACAAAGCTTTATTTCCGGTGGGGAACCGGgtcaccgggactaaaggtcctcctagctttaaaaaaaataatgcctcccaccgctgcgtcccGTGAGATTCTTTTAGTCCCATCTGACAAAGGATGtgatgcttcccttttgaactaacccatcggaggacttttagtcccggttggtattaccaaccgggactaaagggtcctttagtccgggttggtgttaccaaccgggactaaaggttggggacttttagtcccggttggtggctccaaccgggagtaaaggtccacttttagtcccggttggtgtctccaaccgggactaaaggtcccctgccactgtgccgagcgcagtagctgttgggcagggacctttagtcccggttgaagacaccaactgggactaaaggtctctttagtcccgggcgcaaaaaatgccgggactagagcccattttgacctcGGATGAAagatctgttctctactagtagtGCTACTAATAGCGGTATTACAAGTACATATTACGGCAGCACAAACACgggcctgttcgcttcgctgaaaaaataagccaaaacacTATTCTAGCTGATttattgggagagaaaaacattattttagctgaaaaaagaaatcgaaaaatatggattattatagaagcgaacagggcctacgtTCCTTCGTCAGACTTGATGAGACAGCACGTGTATGTACACAGGACCGGGTTTTGTGAACATAAACAACTCCACTCACTGTTAGGTGCTACTTGAGCATCACAAAGTTAATGGAATCTCTCCTAGAGAGAGCCTTGATCCCCAGGACACACACACCTCCATATATTGTTCATTACAGTAGCCTCTAATTCGTCTTCGATTGGCAGGGGAATTAAAAGAAAACTCATTTATGATTAATTAGTAGTGCTCTACTAGCTAAAATATCGGTCCTCGATGCTTGATTAGTACTCCTACACGCTAATAGCTAGCGGACTAGCGGTATTGGTGAAGTGCCGCTGCGTCGTCCTCTGCCGTGACCCGTGAGAATTAATGAAGCCACTCTGATTGCTGAATCGTCATGTACAGTGGTGAGTAACAACACATACATTGCATGCACAGCCTTCGCGCGCGCGAGATAATTGCATGGTGTCGGTGGAGTTGCATTTGTTGCGACGTTGCGATCCGATTCCCTTGAGCTGTTGTTTAGTTTCATctcaacttccaaaaagttgctacagtacctgtcatatcgaatgtttgcagcctatgcatagagcattaaatatagacgaaaagaaaaactaattgcacagtttggtgggaaattacgagacgaacgttttgagcctaattagtccatgtttgaacactatttaccaaataaaaataaacgtattacagtagccccaaaatccaaattcctacgaGTAAACAAGGGCTGAGTTTCCGGCCGGCAAGCCGCAGATTGGCAGATGAATGACAAGCAGACGCCGTCTGTCGTCCATGCCATGCCATGCGACAACGATCCATCCGCGCGGATGAATGCATCACAACTCCATGCCCTTGGGAGCCTCGCGGACAGGCAGCCGTTGTCCCGTCTGATGACGACGAAGCACCGAAGCAGATTCCTTCCTTCCGCGCACCGCATCTCTTCCTCTGGAGGCCGGCCGGCGCAGCGCATGCCGGAATCCGGCCGGATGCATGCGTGCGTGCATGTGTGTCTCCCCAACGCTCTACACCTTAGCAAGGAGAGGCTGGAGACCCTGCCGGCTGACGCCGCCCCGCCATGAGCCCAAAGCCCATGCATGATGCTCGTGCTCGTGCCAACCGACGCCCACA
This sequence is a window from Miscanthus floridulus cultivar M001 chromosome 10, ASM1932011v1, whole genome shotgun sequence. Protein-coding genes within it:
- the LOC136487753 gene encoding transcription repressor OFP13-like; this translates as MGRKGGLASIFSSSRHSKPGTAADAPSPSPPWPCPSCATKPQTASFRGQGSGGDDDRPCTTAAAGRRGFDEAAAAPGGGGRLRQPRGAAAPGDEMYKTVNSVYFDAADSCLFFFDDDGGDAADGLDDGSTTTASEEWSEAVIRSLGRTSTDRFFFDAGPAPAAASNSILAASPSPGRTLAPPPPPPAEAPTLLQAALPSSAAGVLLSESDDDGDSEAETEIEVPLTSSLVEESVAVALDSEDPFRDFRASMHEMVAAHGLRDWPALQEMLLWYLRINGKHNHALIVGAFVDLLVGLATSSSTSSSASPSATTTGTTTATMTTTTTACCCSSSSTSSGGGGATNTTTAAAAATATMDEQCGISAGASCSSAASSDLEEVAAAGNRSSDGHCTSRDALDYSCS